In one Neobacillus sp. CF12 genomic region, the following are encoded:
- a CDS encoding alkaline phosphatase, whose translation MKVLAKWIFTIAMVLSSTLTSSMGTCEATVNEENRDIKNIIFLIGDGMGVSFTSGYRYFKDDPATLELESTEFGPYLVGQQTTYPNDPRHNVTDSAASATAMATGVKTYNGAIGIGNDHSKLKSVLERAKEKGKGTGLVATAQITHGTPAAFGAHVSQRKSMSAIADDYFQDLVNGRHKIDVLLGGGSDWFIRKDRNLVKEFQKDGYSYVTSLNELKNDESAQVVGLFAKRGLPKMIDRPSNVPSLADMTTSAIERLNKYNTGFFLMVEGSQIDWAAHDNDIVGVMSEMEDFEKAYKVAVDFAKKDGHTLVIATADHSTGGFTIGAQGQYNWFSSVIKAVKRTPNYMAAKIVNGAGVKETLTKYIDLPLTKDEINLVERAARTQNVKNIDNTIEEVINLRTLTGWTTRGHTGEDVNVYAFGPGSERFKGQIDNTDHAKIIFDILK comes from the coding sequence ATGAAGGTTCTGGCTAAGTGGATATTTACTATTGCTATGGTTTTATCTAGTACGTTAACTAGTTCTATGGGAACATGTGAAGCTACTGTTAATGAAGAAAATCGAGATATTAAGAATATTATTTTTCTAATTGGTGATGGCATGGGTGTTTCATTCACATCCGGTTACCGTTATTTTAAAGATGATCCAGCCACTTTAGAACTAGAATCAACTGAGTTTGGACCTTACCTTGTTGGTCAACAGACAACATATCCCAATGATCCAAGGCATAATGTAACAGATTCAGCTGCTTCGGCAACCGCAATGGCAACTGGTGTGAAAACTTATAATGGAGCGATTGGGATTGGGAATGATCATTCGAAATTGAAATCTGTTCTTGAAAGAGCTAAGGAAAAAGGGAAAGGAACAGGTCTCGTTGCTACAGCCCAAATTACCCATGGTACCCCTGCTGCATTTGGTGCTCATGTTTCCCAGCGAAAAAGCATGAGCGCAATTGCGGATGATTATTTTCAAGATTTAGTAAATGGAAGGCATAAGATAGATGTATTACTCGGTGGGGGTTCTGACTGGTTTATCCGTAAAGATAGAAACCTAGTGAAGGAGTTTCAGAAAGACGGCTATAGCTATGTAACATCTTTAAACGAGTTGAAAAACGACGAAAGTGCTCAGGTGGTAGGGCTATTTGCAAAACGCGGATTGCCGAAAATGATTGATCGTCCAAGTAATGTTCCATCCCTTGCAGACATGACAACTTCAGCCATTGAAAGACTTAATAAGTACAATACCGGCTTTTTTCTTATGGTTGAAGGTAGTCAGATCGACTGGGCAGCGCATGACAATGATATCGTAGGTGTAATGAGTGAAATGGAAGACTTCGAGAAAGCATATAAGGTCGCTGTCGACTTTGCCAAAAAGGACGGACATACATTAGTCATTGCAACAGCCGACCATTCAACAGGAGGCTTCACGATTGGCGCGCAGGGGCAATATAATTGGTTTAGTTCTGTTATCAAAGCAGTGAAGCGAACTCCTAATTATATGGCTGCGAAAATAGTTAATGGAGCAGGTGTTAAAGAAACCTTAACGAAATATATCGATCTTCCTTTAACAAAAGACGAAATAAATTTAGTTGAAAGAGCAGCAAGAACACAAAATGTAAAAAACATCGACAATACCATCGAAGAGGTCATTAACCTGCGAACCCTAACAGGCTGGACAACTCGTGGTCACACCGGAGAAGACGTAAACGTCTATGCCTTCGGACCAGGAAGCGAGCGCTTCAAAGGACAAATCGACAACACAGACCACGCAAAAATCATCTTCGACATTCTGAAATGA
- a CDS encoding N-acetyltransferase, protein MDRDIILELFNQHLRIGIIEPDSRRERTDSVIRKVSLSDEPGFISYSEMDETNADTVIEEQFAYYKNLKQQFEWKVFDYDQPSDLKERLRKKGFSLEESEALMISDLTETSQLLDTNVLPEVKRLTTEQEIWDIIKLEEEVWNDNYQDLGQRLVRDLNDTSAHLSLYGAYVDGKIVSAAWMYFHEGTPFASLWGGSTLADYRKRGYYSSLLAIRAREASASGFPLLIVDASSMSKPILEKHGFFCYGYSTPCMSPKFV, encoded by the coding sequence ATGGACAGAGACATAATACTAGAACTTTTTAACCAGCATTTAAGGATTGGAATAATAGAGCCGGATTCTCGGAGAGAGAGGACCGATTCTGTCATCAGGAAGGTTTCTTTATCGGATGAACCGGGGTTTATTTCCTACTCGGAAATGGATGAAACTAATGCCGATACTGTCATAGAAGAACAATTTGCTTATTATAAAAACTTAAAGCAACAATTCGAGTGGAAGGTTTTTGATTACGATCAACCTTCAGATTTAAAGGAAAGGTTGCGAAAAAAGGGGTTCTCACTTGAAGAATCAGAGGCACTTATGATTTCTGACTTAACGGAGACTAGTCAACTGCTTGATACTAATGTCCTTCCTGAGGTAAAAAGACTTACGACTGAACAGGAAATCTGGGACATTATTAAACTAGAAGAAGAAGTTTGGAATGATAATTATCAAGACTTAGGTCAGCGTCTTGTTCGGGATCTTAATGACACTTCCGCTCACCTTTCCCTCTACGGAGCCTATGTTGATGGAAAAATAGTCAGTGCTGCCTGGATGTACTTTCATGAGGGCACACCATTTGCCAGCCTTTGGGGAGGCTCAACCTTGGCAGATTACCGCAAAAGAGGGTATTACAGTTCACTTCTGGCGATTCGGGCACGTGAAGCTTCAGCAAGCGGTTTTCCGTTACTTATCGTCGATGCCAGTTCTATGAGCAAGCCCATTCTTGAAAAGCATGGATTCTTTTGCTATGGTTATTCTACACCTTGTATGTCACCAAAGTTTGTATAG
- a CDS encoding acyl-CoA thioesterase has protein sequence MAYTEREIIAESDFYHVSNVKLYEYLDDARSEWYKYSILAGVESVLVHINADFKKEIFPKDRLKIRTCLERLGNTSYTLKQTVINQRNEQVVSAEAVLATIDRLKRTKVTVPDDIRRLKANPSILDFTLFNR, from the coding sequence ATGGCTTATACAGAAAGGGAGATTATAGCTGAATCGGATTTTTATCATGTTAGTAATGTAAAACTATATGAATATTTAGATGACGCACGGTCAGAATGGTACAAATATAGTATTTTGGCAGGTGTAGAATCCGTTTTAGTACATATTAATGCAGATTTTAAGAAAGAGATTTTCCCAAAAGACAGGTTAAAGATTCGAACATGTTTAGAACGGTTGGGGAATACTAGCTATACACTCAAGCAAACGGTTATCAACCAACGGAATGAGCAGGTGGTTTCCGCTGAGGCTGTATTGGCAACGATTGACCGTTTAAAAAGAACCAAAGTGACCGTCCCCGATGATATCCGCAGACTTAAGGCTAATCCGTCCATTTTGGATTTTACCCTATTTAATCGGTAA
- a CDS encoding M14 family zinc carboxypeptidase produces MKKKKIAGLLAVSLLTAVPFSTGFAEGPKWTNVNVVEEQEGSKFNSENYDFMKFSQIGAKLTAIEKQSNRVKVEVRGTSADGHPLYVVTIADPTTQGKFGKFQSLRKQMFKNPGKAQDWIAENPDFKVPIMINGSIHGTEFVGSDAVIQLIERFATQNDAETKNILENNILIFNVVQNPDGRVDATRFNGEGVDLNRDFITQSQPETQETVELIKEWNPMVFLDTHGYVKNYGPNLQGLIEPCTPPHNPNYEYDLYNKWAVDQAKAMEAEIIGDKESYTGNLYQSMEGVYVPQRDDAAGWDDYPPIFTPMYAMYHGAYGHTLEAPTNDLDGVRWMYNAIMGAMNFATENKQAMIKDQIEMFKRGINFDHPFHEEGFFPNAYILPVDEKDPTVTNKAVNHLLKNDIEVTEAAKAFTVDGKTYPKGTYLVQMDQAKAGLANTMLWNGEDISNDTPAMYDISAWSLPELWGFEAVETYSAVDVTAKKINQVTVQGAVTGKGPYLIPNSSVKAIELVNSLLNQGVAISRDEEGNFYTSAAANKIAAAVKESGLQIGTASAVPENVSEVTSLQVAILKDGGMGKVQSHSGTKLALKRLGFDVTEVTPVEVADNGLEGFDVFVYSGTESLISTNLNAANKEFGFQNADQFSTFKSNVTSFVDNGGKYIAIGAGASRATRTLGLTDNVVNSAGSNSNGIVKVNYDGTGLTAGYDQNDIGFVYRPAWYTVTGNDEVAATLANSDDFFVAGHWRNNMPAKGQAVIVKEESKDVTLIGLEAGFRDHTDYLFRLISNAIFEGK; encoded by the coding sequence ATGAAGAAGAAAAAAATTGCAGGTCTTCTAGCAGTGAGTTTACTTACAGCTGTTCCCTTTTCAACAGGATTTGCTGAGGGTCCAAAATGGACGAATGTTAATGTAGTCGAAGAACAGGAAGGCAGCAAGTTTAATAGTGAAAACTATGACTTTATGAAATTCTCTCAAATAGGGGCTAAATTGACAGCTATTGAAAAACAATCAAATCGTGTAAAAGTGGAAGTCCGCGGAACATCTGCTGATGGTCATCCTCTTTATGTTGTAACGATTGCAGATCCAACGACACAAGGGAAATTTGGAAAATTCCAGTCGCTTAGAAAGCAAATGTTTAAGAATCCTGGCAAGGCGCAGGATTGGATTGCTGAAAATCCAGACTTTAAAGTACCGATTATGATTAATGGATCGATCCATGGTACCGAGTTTGTAGGAAGTGATGCGGTTATCCAGTTAATCGAACGCTTTGCGACTCAGAATGACGCAGAAACTAAAAATATTTTAGAGAATAATATTCTTATATTTAACGTTGTGCAAAATCCTGATGGTCGTGTAGATGCTACCCGTTTTAATGGGGAAGGCGTTGATTTGAATCGTGACTTTATCACTCAATCCCAACCTGAAACCCAAGAAACGGTTGAATTGATAAAAGAATGGAATCCAATGGTATTTCTTGATACCCATGGCTATGTGAAAAATTATGGGCCAAACCTGCAAGGATTAATTGAACCATGTACGCCTCCTCATAATCCTAATTATGAATATGACCTTTATAATAAGTGGGCAGTAGATCAGGCAAAAGCAATGGAAGCAGAGATTATCGGAGACAAGGAAAGTTATACAGGGAATTTGTATCAAAGCATGGAGGGGGTTTACGTACCGCAGCGTGATGATGCAGCTGGCTGGGACGATTATCCCCCAATTTTCACACCGATGTATGCGATGTACCATGGCGCTTACGGTCATACGTTAGAAGCACCAACAAATGACTTGGACGGGGTACGCTGGATGTATAACGCGATCATGGGTGCCATGAATTTTGCCACAGAAAACAAGCAGGCAATGATTAAAGACCAAATTGAAATGTTTAAACGCGGCATTAATTTTGATCATCCTTTCCATGAAGAAGGATTCTTCCCGAATGCATATATTTTGCCAGTTGATGAAAAGGACCCTACGGTAACAAACAAGGCTGTCAACCATTTACTTAAGAATGATATTGAGGTGACAGAAGCTGCCAAGGCATTTACTGTTGATGGCAAAACATATCCAAAGGGAACGTATCTTGTTCAGATGGACCAAGCCAAGGCAGGGTTAGCCAACACCATGCTATGGAATGGGGAAGACATTTCAAACGATACACCAGCTATGTATGATATTTCCGCATGGAGTTTGCCGGAACTTTGGGGCTTTGAAGCTGTAGAGACGTACAGTGCTGTAGACGTTACAGCTAAAAAGATAAATCAAGTGACCGTTCAAGGTGCTGTTACAGGTAAAGGCCCATACTTGATTCCTAATAGTTCAGTAAAGGCAATCGAATTAGTGAATTCCTTACTTAACCAAGGAGTAGCTATTTCGCGTGATGAAGAGGGTAACTTTTATACAAGTGCTGCTGCAAATAAAATAGCAGCTGCTGTGAAGGAATCCGGGTTGCAGATTGGAACAGCTTCTGCAGTGCCTGAGAATGTAAGTGAAGTAACAAGCTTGCAGGTAGCCATTCTCAAGGATGGCGGTATGGGGAAAGTTCAGTCTCACAGCGGGACAAAACTTGCTTTGAAGAGACTTGGATTTGATGTTACAGAAGTGACCCCTGTTGAAGTAGCAGACAATGGTTTAGAGGGATTTGATGTATTTGTTTACAGTGGGACAGAAAGTCTAATTTCTACCAATCTAAATGCTGCAAACAAAGAATTTGGTTTCCAAAATGCTGATCAATTTTCAACTTTTAAAAGCAATGTAACAAGTTTTGTTGACAATGGAGGAAAATACATTGCTATAGGTGCTGGTGCATCCAGAGCAACCAGAACACTAGGTCTGACTGACAACGTGGTGAATAGCGCTGGATCGAACAGTAACGGTATTGTGAAGGTAAATTATGATGGGACGGGATTAACTGCAGGTTATGACCAGAACGATATTGGATTTGTTTACCGCCCAGCTTGGTATACGGTTACTGGAAATGATGAGGTCGCTGCTACTTTGGCGAACTCAGATGACTTCTTTGTAGCAGGGCATTGGAGAAATAATATGCCAGCCAAAGGTCAAGCGGTAATTGTAAAAGAGGAAAGTAAAGACGTCACTCTAATAGGTTTAGAAGCAGGATTCCGAGACCACACCGACTACTTGTTTAGACTCATCTCTAACGCAATATTTGAAGGAAAATAA